A genomic segment from Nodularia sphaerocarpa UHCC 0038 encodes:
- a CDS encoding DUF4168 domain-containing protein, with product MLKQLLKGSSVFVFLLAGNLSAIAQVPASKPQIQLSQGLQAQLQLSQVQTTVSQEELQKFASVLPTLQEIGQTSQQMSVQIIEESGLSVERFQELSEAQQSPGAEPSSPATPEEQQSFNQIAPEIESIQQETLTKQEEAVRAGGLEPNRFNEIVIAIQQDPALQQQVQQLIQNN from the coding sequence ATGTTAAAGCAACTTTTGAAAGGTAGCTCTGTTTTCGTTTTTTTGCTCGCAGGGAATCTTTCTGCTATCGCCCAAGTTCCAGCATCAAAACCTCAAATTCAACTGTCTCAAGGGCTACAGGCACAACTTCAATTATCTCAAGTACAAACGACTGTTAGCCAGGAAGAATTGCAAAAATTTGCCAGTGTTCTCCCAACATTGCAGGAAATTGGTCAAACATCCCAACAGATGTCTGTACAAATTATTGAGGAATCAGGACTGAGCGTAGAGCGATTTCAAGAGCTTTCCGAAGCACAGCAGTCGCCTGGGGCTGAACCTTCTTCACCAGCAACTCCAGAGGAGCAACAGTCTTTTAATCAAATAGCCCCTGAGATTGAGTCAATCCAACAGGAAACTCTGACCAAACAGGAGGAAGCAGTGCGGGCTGGGGGGTTAGAACCAAACCGCTTCAATGAGATAGTGATAGCCATTCAGCAAGACCCGGCTTTGCAACAGCAGGTACAGCAGCTGATTCAGAACAATTAG